The Fragaria vesca subsp. vesca linkage group LG2, FraVesHawaii_1.0, whole genome shotgun sequence genome includes a window with the following:
- the LOC101294916 gene encoding uncharacterized protein LOC101294916 — MWFEKNTKKKMQVKCQWGCPFYMYASNVKRFGPDNMVVKTLNPQHICSPIVTSHFLTYRRVAKEVKERLLVDEDWWSRKGIHKHIKDTYNMDVPMQTITRGKRAAMKMIEGPYIEQYNKLAAYRKELLRSNPRSTVEIMTEMDGLVRRFKMMYIFFQACKEGWMKGCRPLIGLDGCHIKAHHPGQLLTAIGVDANNGIFPIAYAMVERESEETWTWFLEYLQQDVKIERDSSYVFMTDKQKGLDNALKGYYFVLKIFV; from the coding sequence ATGTGGTTTGAGAAAAATACCAAGAAGAAGATGCAGGTTAAATGTCAATGGGGCTGCCCTTTTTACATGTATGCAAGCAATGTCAAGAGGTTTGGTCCAGATAACATGGTTGTGAAGACATTGAATCCCCAACACATTTGCTCTCCTATTGTAACCAGTCATTTCTTGACTTATAGAAGGGTAGCTAAGGAGGTAAAGGAGAGATTGTTGGTGGATGAGGACTGGTGGTCTAGGAAGGGGATACACAAGCATATAAAGGACACCTATAACATGGATGTTCCCATGCAGACCATCACAAGGGGTAAGAGGGCAGCAATGAAGATGATTGAAGGTCCTTATATAGAGCAATACAATAAGTTGGCTGCATACAGAAAAGAGCTTTTGAGAAGCAATCCTAGATCCACTGTGGAGATTATGACAGAGATGGATGGACTAGTGAGAAGATTCAAAATGATGTACATATTCTTCCAAGCTTGCAAAGAGGGGTGGATGAAGGGATGCAGGCCTCTTATAGGGCTAGATGGATGTCACATCAAAGCGCACCATCCTGGACAGCTTTTGACAGCAATTGGTGTAGATGCAAACAATGGAATCTTTCCGATTGCATATGCTATGGTTGAAAGAGAGAGTGAGGAAACCTGGACATGGTTCCTTGAATATTTACAGCAAGATGTAAAGATTGAGAGAGATAGCAGCTATGTGTTTATGACAGACAAACAAAAAGGATTGGATAATGCACTCAAAGGTTACTATTTTGTTCTCAAAATTTTTGTCTAA